Proteins encoded by one window of Streptomyces clavuligerus:
- a CDS encoding B12-binding domain-containing radical SAM protein: protein MIDTKSPRRNGTTVVLATPPPVTHRTAEENLGLGYLAAFLRQAGHEVVVIDGWLEGIDVPTLARRIMDIRPGMVGFACYRSNMERAIETMGRLSEAGLEILTVAGGYGPTFHTNDFLEAGFSAVVRGEGEVPLRMLADHLRDGTPALDEIPGISHRRPDGTVRHSPVPAPKLALDQLPHPSRDTLHLTLARRSMVHVQTARGCQASCTFCSIVAFERVGGGATWRQRSVTDVVDELEALWGRGATHVKVIDDSLIEPPRDARWCTELADEIAHRGIKPRMRGSIRADRVTEEVVGELARAGFFSFSCGIENFAQSALRRMAKRADVAQNRRALDIFRTHGIYVQAGHILFDDKTSLEELEENYTGMRAYSWTVSKGIFTEMYAAAGTNFTRRLERQGVLQIDRDHLGNTRYDVLEERVRPLYRGLKQWHKAHSAIYDKAIDPLSAPKALDAGELALMHGFAKELRGTDLDFFRSLLDLAAGPCSTAALDGAVQELIRAELAGTADWYRDLDARVDLGYREVGLVYDADANPFLC, encoded by the coding sequence GTGATCGATACGAAGTCACCGCGGAGAAACGGGACCACGGTGGTCCTGGCGACACCTCCACCGGTCACCCATCGCACCGCGGAGGAGAATCTCGGACTCGGCTATCTGGCGGCATTCCTGCGACAGGCGGGCCATGAGGTCGTCGTCATCGACGGCTGGCTCGAAGGGATCGACGTACCGACCCTGGCCCGCCGCATCATGGACATCCGGCCCGGGATGGTGGGATTCGCCTGCTACCGGAGCAACATGGAGCGCGCCATCGAGACGATGGGGCGGCTGAGCGAGGCGGGCCTGGAGATCCTGACCGTGGCGGGCGGCTACGGCCCCACCTTCCACACCAACGACTTCCTGGAGGCGGGCTTCTCCGCCGTGGTCCGGGGCGAGGGCGAGGTGCCGCTGCGCATGCTGGCCGACCATCTGCGGGACGGGACACCCGCGCTCGACGAGATCCCGGGCATCAGCCACCGCCGCCCCGACGGCACCGTCCGGCACAGCCCGGTCCCCGCGCCCAAGCTCGCCCTCGACCAGCTTCCCCACCCCTCCCGCGACACCCTGCACCTCACCCTCGCCCGCCGCAGCATGGTCCATGTCCAGACCGCCCGCGGCTGTCAGGCGTCCTGCACCTTCTGCTCGATCGTCGCCTTCGAACGGGTGGGCGGCGGCGCGACCTGGCGCCAGCGCTCCGTCACCGACGTGGTCGACGAACTGGAGGCCCTGTGGGGACGGGGCGCCACCCACGTCAAAGTGATCGACGACTCGCTGATCGAACCACCGAGGGACGCCCGCTGGTGCACCGAGCTGGCCGACGAGATCGCCCACCGGGGCATCAAACCGCGGATGCGCGGCTCCATACGCGCCGACCGGGTGACCGAAGAGGTGGTCGGCGAACTGGCACGGGCCGGGTTCTTCTCCTTCTCCTGCGGCATCGAGAACTTCGCCCAGTCGGCGCTGCGCCGCATGGCCAAGCGCGCGGACGTCGCACAGAACAGACGTGCCCTGGACATCTTCCGCACCCACGGCATCTATGTGCAGGCCGGGCACATCCTCTTCGACGACAAGACCTCGCTGGAGGAGCTGGAGGAGAACTACACGGGAATGCGCGCGTACTCCTGGACCGTCTCGAAGGGGATCTTCACCGAGATGTACGCGGCGGCCGGCACCAACTTCACCCGCCGGCTGGAGCGGCAGGGCGTCCTCCAGATCGACCGGGACCACCTCGGGAACACCCGCTACGACGTCCTGGAGGAGCGGGTCCGCCCGCTCTACCGGGGACTGAAGCAGTGGCACAAGGCGCACTCGGCCATCTACGACAAGGCCATCGACCCGCTGTCGGCGCCCAAGGCCCTGGACGCGGGCGAGCTGGCCCTGATGCACGGCTTCGCCAAGGAGCTGCGCGGGACCGACCTCGACTTCTTCCGCTCACTGCTGGACCTGGCCGCCGGACCCTGCTCCACGGCGGCCCTCGACGGAGCCGTGCAGGAGCTGATACGGGCCGAACTCGCCGGTACCGCCGACTGGTACCGCGATCTCGACGCCCGGGTGGACCTGGGCTATCGCGAGGTCGGACTGGTCTACGACGCGGACGCGAACCCGTTTCTCTGCTGA
- a CDS encoding radical SAM/SPASM domain-containing protein: protein MTADRSNQPAADYPWTRKSLPLSVINPKEHFEGPVGPIEHEDADECEIDIKNIGWTLGNDCPYRCTHCYSMSAREKGMDFTPEMIDRIVGQLALNGVETVNLGGNEPLFTNGPNPRDTLLPRIIDGLVDAGIIVGLTTSGITGLHLERDHNAQWRRLNDLDVSFDSPFEDEHNANRGAKIYKQAIRTLELAKEYGLDHTIIMCGMNWNFTIRHLERLLELAVEYDAHIRINPIKPVEPAHMDSLLPAEQYYEGFAFLMEHCSPVDLGEPPIAAVTDYQKAKGCPCGRTSFRIHSITPDGRIPVSPCVYLHDYKVGDLREDDLYDIIRSPQFRSFRRRNANPDLLAGCEGCGMLQQCRGGCAGRSYLHHAHETGERSLFVRDPYCPRDVAPKFEFPQRPTVPTDRRLVHMDYLCTWIGKPK from the coding sequence ATGACCGCCGACCGCAGCAATCAGCCGGCCGCCGACTACCCCTGGACCCGGAAGTCCCTGCCCCTCTCGGTGATCAACCCCAAGGAGCACTTCGAAGGCCCGGTCGGGCCGATCGAGCACGAGGACGCCGACGAGTGCGAGATCGACATCAAGAACATCGGCTGGACCCTGGGCAACGACTGCCCCTACCGGTGCACCCACTGCTACTCCATGTCCGCACGGGAGAAGGGCATGGACTTCACGCCGGAGATGATCGACCGGATCGTCGGCCAGCTCGCCCTCAACGGTGTCGAGACGGTCAACCTCGGCGGCAATGAACCCCTGTTCACCAATGGCCCCAACCCCCGTGACACCCTCCTACCGCGGATCATCGACGGCCTGGTCGACGCGGGAATCATCGTCGGCCTCACCACATCGGGCATCACCGGGCTGCACCTGGAGCGCGACCACAACGCGCAGTGGCGCCGCCTGAACGACCTGGACGTGAGCTTCGACTCCCCGTTCGAGGACGAACACAACGCCAACCGCGGGGCGAAGATCTACAAACAGGCCATCCGCACCCTGGAACTGGCCAAGGAGTACGGCCTCGACCACACGATCATCATGTGCGGGATGAACTGGAACTTCACCATCCGCCATCTGGAGCGGCTGCTTGAGCTGGCCGTCGAGTACGACGCCCACATCAGGATCAACCCCATCAAGCCCGTTGAACCGGCCCACATGGACTCCCTGCTCCCCGCCGAGCAGTACTACGAGGGCTTCGCCTTCCTCATGGAGCACTGCTCCCCGGTGGACCTGGGCGAGCCGCCGATCGCCGCCGTCACCGACTACCAGAAGGCCAAGGGCTGCCCCTGCGGACGCACCTCGTTCCGTATCCACTCGATCACCCCCGACGGCCGGATACCGGTCTCGCCCTGCGTCTATCTGCACGACTACAAGGTCGGCGATCTGCGTGAGGACGATCTGTACGACATCATCCGGTCCCCGCAGTTCCGCTCCTTCCGGCGGCGCAACGCCAACCCCGACCTGCTGGCGGGCTGCGAGGGCTGCGGCATGCTCCAGCAGTGCCGGGGCGGCTGCGCGGGCCGCTCGTATCTGCACCACGCGCACGAGACGGGGGAGCGCTCGCTCTTCGTCCGCGACCCCTACTGCCCGCGCGATGTCGCGCCCAAGTTCGAGTTCCCGCAGCGCCCCACCGTCCCCACCGACCGGCGCCTCGTCCACATGGACTACCTGTGCACCTGGATCGGGAAACCCAAGTGA
- a CDS encoding phosphotransferase family protein, which produces MTAAVPMGDGLLDGGLVGVLPGHVADRLAAASGTGGLRQVSAASRKERSRNAWFRGELRDEKVFVKLYAVAARGAAERLVARAVPPEVTTRLLGGGRAAGLGEYAVFRWQPLTRLPVGLPESAVAAGRLLAAVHDTVLPEPEPEPEPEPERGGGPERERGPWPGPGQEAGPEADDGPGAAPYGAGRRTAALPTTEVGGAAFARLLDGLARQAPDLFAEVRDRLTGPKATALVRAAEKAGDGPPPVLLHGDFSLRNTARDRTGRPVVFDFERAEHGPPEYDLQRIWGGDLAAIPGGQVLFTAAYRAARAEDPGPLDRSLLDYARLACAITTLTAARRTQDTQFESEGRKILEGLT; this is translated from the coding sequence GTGACGGCCGCGGTGCCGATGGGTGACGGCCTGCTCGACGGGGGGCTGGTCGGTGTCCTGCCCGGACATGTCGCCGACCGGCTGGCCGCCGCCTCCGGCACCGGAGGACTGCGCCAGGTTTCGGCGGCGTCCCGGAAGGAGCGCTCCCGCAACGCCTGGTTCCGCGGTGAACTGCGCGACGAGAAGGTCTTCGTCAAGCTGTACGCCGTCGCCGCGCGGGGGGCCGCCGAACGGCTGGTCGCCCGCGCGGTCCCGCCCGAGGTCACCACCCGTCTCCTGGGCGGCGGACGGGCGGCGGGCCTGGGGGAGTACGCCGTCTTCCGCTGGCAGCCGCTCACCCGGCTCCCCGTGGGGCTCCCCGAATCCGCGGTGGCGGCGGGGCGGCTGCTGGCGGCCGTCCACGACACCGTACTGCCGGAACCGGAACCGGAACCGGAACCGGAACCGGAACGGGGAGGGGGACCGGAACGGGAGCGGGGACCATGGCCAGGACCGGGGCAGGAGGCGGGGCCCGAAGCCGATGACGGCCCCGGGGCCGCCCCGTACGGCGCGGGACGGAGGACGGCCGCCCTGCCCACCACCGAGGTGGGCGGGGCGGCGTTCGCCCGGCTCCTCGACGGGCTGGCCCGACAGGCCCCCGACCTCTTCGCCGAGGTACGCGACCGGCTCACAGGACCGAAGGCCACCGCCCTGGTCCGGGCCGCGGAGAAGGCGGGCGACGGCCCGCCGCCGGTCCTGCTGCACGGCGACTTCTCCCTGCGCAACACCGCCCGGGACCGGACCGGGCGCCCGGTGGTCTTCGACTTCGAACGCGCGGAACACGGGCCGCCCGAGTACGACCTGCAACGCATCTGGGGCGGTGACCTGGCCGCCATCCCCGGGGGCCAGGTCCTCTTCACCGCCGCCTACCGGGCGGCCCGTGCGGAGGACCCCGGCCCCCTGGACCGATCCCTGCTCGACTACGCGCGGCTCGCCTGCGCCATCACCACACTCACCGCCGCGCGCCGCACACAGGACACACAGTTCGAGTCGGAGGGGCGCAAGATCCTAGAGGGACTGACATGA
- a CDS encoding MarR family winged helix-turn-helix transcriptional regulator, with the protein MGAQAEGREMTPEDTREPGGESASLDDQLCFALYAASRAVTQRYRPLLEELGLTYPQYLVMMVLWEHGTVPIKDIGTTLQLDYGTLTPLIKRLGAAQLVRRERCADDERTVHVSLTEQGTELRRRALAVPGAMSHAMALPSQDLDEAKRILRQLTSNVSHRAAAGTPGAIECPGSTGKPCTPGTPGTVDGC; encoded by the coding sequence ATGGGTGCGCAAGCGGAGGGCAGGGAAATGACCCCGGAGGACACACGGGAGCCGGGTGGGGAGTCCGCCTCGCTGGACGACCAACTGTGCTTCGCCCTGTACGCGGCCTCGCGCGCGGTGACGCAACGCTATCGCCCGCTGCTGGAGGAGCTGGGGCTGACCTACCCTCAGTACCTGGTCATGATGGTCCTGTGGGAGCACGGCACCGTACCGATCAAGGACATCGGCACCACGCTCCAACTCGACTACGGCACGCTCACCCCGCTGATCAAGCGTCTGGGAGCCGCCCAACTGGTGCGCAGGGAACGGTGTGCCGACGACGAGCGGACCGTGCATGTCAGCCTCACCGAGCAGGGGACGGAGCTGCGCCGGCGGGCGCTGGCGGTGCCGGGCGCCATGTCCCACGCGATGGCGCTTCCGTCCCAGGATCTGGACGAGGCCAAGAGAATCCTGCGGCAGTTGACCTCCAATGTCTCCCACCGGGCGGCGGCCGGGACCCCCGGGGCCATCGAGTGCCCCGGGAGCACCGGGAAGCCCTGCACGCCCGGCACACCCGGCACCGTCGACGGCTGCTGA
- a CDS encoding helix-turn-helix transcriptional regulator, which yields MTVDHRADSSPCAGRNPVRPRRSGDRPCACTASLDAALTVTAADADFYTWFNRGSADTCGHSLYELLHPGAPALLGHHFARLAQGHSARFTEPVLALRTPDELLPGQLTGTAVHPPSGPVGYVVTFTPDRVLRPGTARRRAHHLSPTGARILEGIAAGASTDQLASRLCLSRQGVVYHVTGMMRALDAPNRAALVARAQFLGLLTVGTWPPRVVPECVHETGHRRQAQGGRPHDGAIGGRPGR from the coding sequence ATGACCGTCGACCACCGTGCCGACTCCTCACCCTGCGCCGGCAGGAACCCCGTGCGCCCCCGGCGCTCCGGGGACCGGCCGTGCGCCTGTACCGCGAGCCTGGACGCCGCCCTGACCGTCACCGCCGCCGACGCCGATTTCTACACCTGGTTCAACCGCGGTTCGGCGGACACCTGCGGCCACAGCCTCTACGAACTGCTCCACCCCGGCGCGCCCGCCCTCCTCGGCCACCACTTCGCCCGCCTCGCCCAAGGGCACAGCGCCCGCTTCACCGAGCCCGTCCTCGCCCTGCGCACCCCCGACGAACTCCTCCCCGGACAGCTCACCGGCACCGCCGTGCACCCGCCGTCCGGCCCGGTCGGCTATGTCGTCACCTTCACCCCCGACCGGGTCCTGCGCCCCGGCACCGCCCGCCGCCGGGCCCACCATCTCTCCCCGACGGGCGCCCGCATCCTCGAAGGCATCGCCGCCGGAGCCTCCACCGATCAGCTCGCCTCCCGGCTCTGTCTCAGCCGTCAGGGCGTCGTCTACCACGTCACCGGCATGATGCGGGCCCTCGACGCCCCCAACCGGGCCGCCCTGGTGGCCCGGGCCCAGTTCCTCGGTCTGCTCACCGTCGGCACCTGGCCGCCGCGCGTCGTCCCCGAATGCGTGCATGAGACAGGCCACCGCCGCCAGGCTCAGGGGGGAAGGCCGCACGACGGCGCCATCGGCGGCAGACCGGGCCGTTGA
- a CDS encoding FBP domain-containing protein, with translation MEPLTEKQIRRSLINCSKGEANRVRLPAGFAELDWDDLDFLGWIDPGAPLRAVLVAPGADGPTGIVLRAPAVTRVGAVRSSLCSVCLTGHAASGVTLLVAPLAGPRGREGDSAGLYICSDLACSLYLRGKRQPALRTVRQEESLTVEERGARAMGNLGAFLARIAGTV, from the coding sequence GTGGAACCCCTTACCGAGAAACAGATACGCCGCTCTCTGATCAACTGTTCCAAGGGAGAGGCGAACCGCGTGCGGCTGCCCGCCGGATTCGCCGAGCTGGACTGGGACGACCTGGACTTCCTCGGCTGGATCGACCCCGGGGCCCCGCTGCGGGCGGTGCTCGTGGCGCCCGGGGCGGACGGACCCACCGGGATCGTGCTGCGGGCCCCGGCCGTCACCAGGGTCGGTGCCGTGCGCTCCAGCCTCTGCTCCGTCTGTCTGACCGGCCACGCCGCGTCGGGCGTCACCCTGCTCGTGGCACCGCTGGCGGGCCCCCGGGGCCGTGAGGGGGACTCCGCCGGCCTCTATATCTGCTCCGACCTGGCCTGCTCGCTCTATCTGCGCGGCAAGCGGCAGCCCGCGCTGCGCACCGTCCGGCAGGAGGAGTCGCTCACGGTGGAGGAGCGCGGCGCCCGGGCGATGGGGAACCTGGGCGCCTTCCTGGCGAGGATCGCGGGCACCGTCTGA
- a CDS encoding macrolide family glycosyltransferase encodes MSLRLLFVVLIGQGHINPMLPLAEEAVRRGHRVEFATCADHAAEVAATGARWVELPGPPPFEAAPVSGPIGGPAAMGVWARHYTAAMAAAQEALHRHCAADPPDVIVYDSTNWPGRLTARSLGLPSVRCVPYLASSRTYSLNVRTTDGLRPGHPALEPLAADCAEFTGRTGFPLTLADVLDENADDLNLIFVPRAFQPAVESFGPESRFIGPTLGDRERAESGTWSPRHPGLPLVYVSLGSALTGSSGFYRVCADAFADGRWEVAMTVGGTDPAGLGPLPPTVTVRQRFPQLAVLGRATAFITHAGMNSVAEALYQGVGTVALPFTGEQAVNADRLRELGLGERLSWDGLSADVLRSAVERVAADPAMRARRAELRASVRDSGGAVLGMDLVEAHLRGAPAVG; translated from the coding sequence ATGTCCCTGCGTCTGCTCTTCGTCGTCCTGATCGGGCAAGGGCACATCAATCCCATGCTGCCGCTGGCCGAGGAGGCCGTCCGACGCGGCCACCGGGTGGAGTTCGCCACCTGCGCGGACCACGCCGCGGAGGTGGCCGCCACCGGCGCCCGGTGGGTGGAGCTGCCCGGTCCGCCGCCGTTCGAGGCCGCGCCGGTGAGCGGCCCGATCGGCGGACCGGCCGCCATGGGCGTCTGGGCGCGGCACTACACCGCCGCCATGGCCGCCGCCCAGGAGGCACTGCACCGGCACTGTGCCGCCGACCCGCCGGACGTGATCGTCTACGACTCCACCAACTGGCCCGGCCGGCTGACCGCCCGGTCGCTGGGGCTCCCCTCGGTGCGCTGTGTCCCGTATCTCGCGTCGAGCCGGACCTACTCGCTGAACGTACGCACGACGGACGGCCTCCGGCCGGGGCATCCCGCGCTGGAGCCGCTCGCGGCCGACTGCGCGGAGTTCACCGGGCGGACCGGGTTCCCGCTCACCCTGGCCGATGTGCTGGACGAGAACGCCGACGACCTGAACCTGATCTTCGTGCCCCGGGCCTTCCAGCCCGCCGTGGAGAGCTTCGGGCCGGAATCCCGGTTCATCGGGCCCACCCTGGGCGACAGAGAACGGGCGGAGTCGGGGACCTGGTCACCGCGGCATCCAGGGCTTCCGCTGGTGTATGTGTCCCTGGGCTCCGCGCTCACCGGAAGCTCCGGTTTCTACCGCGTCTGCGCGGATGCCTTCGCGGACGGCCGCTGGGAGGTCGCCATGACGGTCGGCGGAACGGACCCCGCCGGGCTGGGTCCGCTGCCGCCGACCGTCACCGTGCGGCAGCGCTTCCCCCAGCTCGCCGTGCTCGGCCGGGCGACCGCGTTCATCACCCACGCGGGGATGAACTCGGTGGCGGAGGCGCTGTACCAGGGGGTCGGCACGGTCGCCCTGCCGTTCACCGGTGAGCAGGCGGTCAACGCGGACCGGCTCCGGGAGCTGGGCCTCGGCGAACGGCTGTCCTGGGACGGGCTCAGCGCCGACGTCCTGCGGTCGGCGGTCGAACGGGTGGCAGCGGACCCGGCCATGCGGGCACGGCGGGCGGAGCTGCGCGCGTCGGTGCGCGACAGCGGGGGTGCCGTGCTCGGGATGGATCTCGTCGAGGCACATCTGCGCGGCGCTCCCGCCGTCGGCTGA
- a CDS encoding universal stress protein codes for MSRSVAVGLDGSPESLAAAAWAAEEARLRGLPLRLVSVWESVPLLQVPFMGAETRREESEQLPQDTAAELRARHPGLDVVWEQLTGRPGELLPEAAAEAELLVLGSRGLSGIGGFLLGSVGQQVVARAGRPVVLVRAAADGHTGRTGPAERDGATAGRGEAAEGRGGAVAGPGGAVVLGLDANAPDDGPIMFAFEAAARRGTALRVVHGWSLPPYFAYGLPPDPELNEELGRAESAVLQEALRPWRQKYPPVEVIADALPGKAADLLVSAARETDAALLVVGRRIRRATRFGGRIGSVTHAVLHHSTVPVAVVPHP; via the coding sequence ATGTCCCGCAGCGTCGCCGTCGGGCTCGACGGCTCTCCGGAGAGTCTGGCCGCAGCGGCGTGGGCGGCCGAGGAGGCCCGGCTGCGCGGGCTGCCGCTGAGGCTGGTCAGTGTCTGGGAGTCGGTGCCGCTGCTCCAGGTGCCCTTCATGGGCGCCGAGACCCGGCGGGAGGAGTCGGAGCAACTGCCGCAGGACACCGCCGCCGAGCTGCGCGCCCGCCACCCCGGCCTCGATGTCGTCTGGGAGCAGTTGACCGGCCGTCCGGGCGAGTTGCTGCCCGAGGCGGCGGCGGAGGCCGAGTTGCTGGTGCTCGGCTCCCGGGGGCTCAGCGGTATCGGCGGTTTCCTGCTCGGCTCGGTGGGCCAGCAGGTGGTCGCCCGCGCCGGGCGCCCCGTGGTCCTGGTGCGGGCGGCGGCCGATGGGCACACCGGGCGCACCGGGCCCGCGGAGCGGGACGGAGCCACCGCGGGGCGGGGCGAGGCGGCCGAGGGCCGTGGCGGTGCCGTCGCGGGCCCTGGCGGGGCCGTGGTGCTGGGTCTCGACGCCAACGCCCCGGACGACGGGCCGATCATGTTCGCCTTCGAGGCCGCCGCCCGCCGTGGGACGGCCCTGCGGGTGGTCCACGGCTGGAGCCTGCCACCGTACTTCGCCTATGGGCTGCCCCCGGACCCGGAGCTGAACGAGGAACTGGGCCGCGCCGAATCCGCCGTCCTCCAGGAGGCGTTGCGCCCCTGGCGGCAGAAGTACCCCCCGGTCGAGGTGATCGCCGACGCGCTGCCCGGCAAGGCCGCGGACCTCCTGGTCTCGGCGGCCCGGGAGACGGACGCGGCGCTCCTCGTCGTCGGCCGCCGCATCCGGCGGGCCACGCGCTTCGGCGGACGGATCGGCTCCGTCACCCACGCCGTCCTGCACCACTCCACCGTTCCGGTGGCGGTCGTTCCGCACCCCTGA
- a CDS encoding DUF6328 family protein translates to MSDSDGVFVSREAIRDALPNGSFIYRKPLVAQWEKVPVKGGKPQLVARWDTAGARRQAGRSVLIPHQQVETLGDERLRVRGLVRVPGRPGGAGAVAVPGLREAAPTSVQAPAEQETSTQAYAEILQEVRVAQTALQFLLGFLMAVSVTPRFAGFDLSDRVIYVASLVLALGSFGLLTAPAPFHRLISDPRRKHRLVKVSGQLALWGLVLLMLALSCAVLLVLSVVMHTMLAALLSAGILCWLFGFWFCMPLRDRLRDRRHHS, encoded by the coding sequence ATGTCCGACAGTGACGGGGTCTTTGTCTCGCGTGAAGCGATCCGGGACGCCCTCCCGAACGGTTCGTTCATCTACCGCAAGCCGCTGGTCGCCCAGTGGGAGAAAGTGCCGGTCAAGGGAGGGAAGCCCCAGCTCGTGGCGCGCTGGGACACCGCCGGGGCGCGGCGGCAGGCAGGCCGTTCCGTGCTGATCCCCCATCAGCAGGTCGAAACCCTCGGGGACGAGCGGCTCAGAGTGCGAGGTCTGGTGCGGGTGCCGGGCCGTCCCGGGGGCGCCGGAGCCGTCGCGGTGCCCGGACTGCGGGAGGCGGCACCGACGTCCGTCCAGGCTCCGGCGGAGCAGGAGACCAGCACCCAGGCGTACGCCGAGATCCTTCAGGAGGTCCGGGTCGCCCAGACCGCCCTCCAGTTCCTTCTGGGCTTCCTCATGGCGGTGTCGGTCACCCCGCGCTTCGCCGGGTTCGACCTCTCCGACCGGGTCATCTATGTGGCCTCCCTGGTGCTGGCGCTGGGGTCCTTCGGGCTCCTCACCGCACCCGCCCCTTTCCACCGGCTGATCTCCGACCCGCGGCGCAAGCACCGTCTGGTCAAGGTGTCGGGGCAACTGGCGCTGTGGGGCCTGGTGCTGCTGATGCTCGCGCTGAGCTGCGCGGTACTGCTGGTGCTCAGCGTGGTGATGCACACGATGCTCGCCGCCCTCCTGTCCGCCGGAATCCTCTGCTGGCTCTTCGGATTCTGGTTCTGCATGCCGCTGCGCGACCGGCTGCGCGACCGGCGCCACCACTCGTGA
- a CDS encoding 2-oxoglutarate and iron-dependent oxygenase domain-containing protein has protein sequence MSVLPVFELPDAITGASADRALGTALIDAWLTHGVFRLAISPAQRVLVAAALRESRRFFHHPLAYKKRHVNDLTYSGYIAPDEEPAPSARGLPETFAVGKDVPADDQRALSRWPCHGPVPWPGASYRRSMRALLTDVESQGERLLALIALGLGLEDPSALNALTHDGWHHMRVLRFPPVHSVAGYGPGPGVGSDSGTGFGYGRRSAADPGIGSPLDHGLLTITAQDDAGGIWVRPPAAGKPPHTTGPHEPGSSAEWTLTPPVPSALTVLPGPVLHLLTSGHLPSTPHRVQLADHDRHVISYIHEPNFQALVQPLRHTRGDRDPLATDEDRRVHYGTHVTSMLMRCYPERLTTRRLREDGGLARLARLRAGAGLD, from the coding sequence ATGTCCGTTTTACCCGTCTTTGAGCTTCCGGACGCCATCACCGGGGCGTCCGCCGATCGGGCGCTGGGCACGGCGCTGATCGACGCATGGCTCACCCATGGGGTCTTCCGCCTGGCCATCTCACCGGCCCAGCGGGTCCTCGTGGCAGCGGCCCTGCGGGAGAGCAGGCGGTTCTTCCATCACCCCCTCGCCTACAAGAAACGGCATGTCAATGACCTCACCTACAGCGGCTACATCGCGCCGGACGAGGAACCGGCACCATCGGCCCGAGGTCTGCCGGAGACCTTCGCCGTCGGCAAGGACGTACCCGCCGACGACCAGCGCGCCCTGTCCCGCTGGCCCTGCCACGGCCCGGTGCCGTGGCCGGGGGCCTCCTACCGGAGGTCCATGCGCGCCCTGCTGACGGACGTGGAGTCCCAGGGCGAACGGCTGCTGGCACTGATCGCGCTCGGGCTCGGACTTGAGGACCCCTCAGCCCTCAACGCCCTCACCCACGACGGCTGGCACCACATGCGGGTACTGCGCTTCCCTCCTGTCCACAGCGTGGCGGGTTACGGCCCCGGACCCGGCGTCGGCTCCGACTCCGGTACCGGCTTCGGCTACGGCCGCCGCTCCGCGGCGGACCCGGGCATCGGCTCCCCTCTCGACCACGGCCTGCTGACCATCACGGCCCAGGACGACGCCGGTGGTATCTGGGTACGGCCTCCGGCGGCCGGAAAACCCCCGCACACCACGGGCCCCCACGAACCCGGAAGTTCTGCCGAGTGGACTCTGACACCTCCTGTTCCCAGTGCGCTCACCGTGCTCCCCGGTCCTGTCCTCCACCTTCTGACCAGCGGTCATCTGCCGTCGACTCCCCATCGGGTCCAGCTCGCCGACCACGATCGCCATGTCATCTCCTACATCCACGAGCCCAATTTCCAGGCCCTCGTCCAGCCGCTGCGGCACACCCGCGGCGACCGTGACCCGCTCGCGACCGACGAGGATCGACGGGTCCATTACGGCACTCATGTCACCAGCATGCTCATGCGCTGTTATCCGGAGCGCCTCACCACCAGGAGGCTGCGGGAGGACGGTGGACTCGCCAGGCTCGCCAGGCTCCGCGCCGGAGCCGGTCTCGACTGA
- a CDS encoding RrF2 family transcriptional regulator, with protein sequence MRLTKGTDLALRIAMRLAVHDDEPAPTTREVAAAVGVPHSHAAKVVTRLQHLGVVEARRGRGGGLALTTAGRTGSIGRLVRELEGTGDVVGCEDAPPCPLRSACRLRSVLRTAQEAFYTALDPYTVDDLVASPTGPVLLGLPLGPPGPGS encoded by the coding sequence GTGCGACTGACCAAAGGCACCGACCTGGCGCTGCGGATCGCGATGCGACTCGCGGTGCACGACGACGAACCCGCCCCGACCACCCGCGAGGTGGCCGCCGCGGTCGGCGTCCCCCACAGCCACGCGGCGAAGGTCGTCACCCGGCTCCAGCACCTCGGCGTCGTGGAAGCGCGGCGCGGACGCGGGGGCGGACTGGCGCTCACGACCGCCGGGCGCACCGGGTCGATCGGACGGCTCGTCCGCGAACTGGAGGGCACCGGCGACGTCGTCGGCTGCGAGGACGCCCCGCCCTGCCCGCTGCGCTCCGCTTGCCGGCTCCGCTCCGTGCTGCGCACCGCGCAGGAGGCGTTCTACACGGCGCTCGACCCGTACACCGTCGACGACCTGGTGGCATCGCCGACCGGTCCGGTGCTGCTCGGTCTGCCGCTGGGGCCACCGGGCCCGGGCTCCTGA